The genomic DNA GCTGTGATTTCTCTGGTGAGGTGAGGGACTGTGCATCCGCAGCCGTTGCAGGACAAAATCGCCATTGTGACGGGAGCGGCCTCTGGTATCGGGAAGGGCATCGCAGTGCGCTTTGCCCAGGAAGGGGCTCACGTTGCCTGTTGCGACGTGAACCTCGAGGGCGCAGAAAAGACCGCCCAGGAAATCCAGGCTCTGGGTCGGGAGTCCATGGCCATTAAGGTGGACGTTACAAAAAGCGACGAAGTAGCTGAAATGGCCCGTCGGGTGTACGAGCGGTGGGGGAGAATCGATATCCTCGTGAATTCGGCGGGAATCATCCGTGCCCACTTCATCACCGATGTTCCCGAAGAGGTCTGGGATGCCATTATCAATGTGAACCTTAAAGGGACTTTCCTCTGCATCCGGGAAGTGGCCAAGTACATGGTCCAGCAGAAAAGCGGTAAAATCATCAACATCAGCTCGAAATCTGGAAAGCGCGGCGGGCTTTGGCTTGCTGCCTACTCGGCATCGAAATTTGGGGTCATTGGACTCACCCAGAGCGCGGCCATGGACCTTGCCCCGTACAAAATCAACGTGAACGCCATCTGTCCCGGGAACGTCTTTGCCACCCCCATGTGGGACCTCCTCGACAAGGAATACTCAAAGAAACTCGGTGTTCCTCCTGAGCAGGTACGGAAAATCTACGTTGAAAAGGTCCCCCTGGGGAGAGAATGCACCATTGAAGACGTGGCCAACGTTGCAGTCTTCTTGGCCTCATCGTATTCTGACTACATGACGGGGCAGGCCATAAACGTCACCGGTGGGCAGGAAGTGCACTGAATGGCAACCATTGGACTTGTGGTCAATCCGGTGGCTGGAAAGGATATCCGCCGCCTCGTGGCGTGGGGAATGGTTTCGGGGAACCGGGAAAAGGTCAACATCCTTATCCGGTTCCTCCGGGGTTTTCTTGGGGTAACAGAGGGGAGTTTCCGCATCGTCTACATGCCCGATCCGTACGATCTTGTGGAAGTCGCCCTGAGGGAGACCGCCTTTCCGGGTCGGCTCTCCTTCGAAGAAGCCCCCACGCCCTCTTTTGGGGATGCCTCAGACACACTCCGGTTCACCGAATGGGCGGTTGAGGAAGCAAAAGTATCTGTTCTTGTAACCCTTGGGGGTGATGGAACAAACCGCATCGTGGCAAAAAAGAGTGGAGATGTTCCCCTCTTTGCCCTCTCCTGTGGGACGAACAACGTCTTTGCCGAGACTCTGGAACCTACCCTTGCCGGGATGGCTTTGGGGTTTTTCCTCGAAGGTCGGGTCGCTCAAGGCGAGGTTCTCAGGCGGTGCAAGGTGCTCCGTTGCTTTTCGGAAACCCGCGAGGATATTGCCCTCGTGGACATTGTGCTTGTGACTAAGAGTATCCTTGGGACAAGAGCTGTCTGGGAGCCGGAATCGGTTCGCTTCGTCGCCGTAACTCAGAGTAGTCCGGTGAATATAGGTCTCAGTGCGGTGATAGGACGCATCCTTCCCATCTCCCCCGAGGAAAAACAGGGAGCGTGCGCCTGGATTGGAGAGGGAGGAAGACCTGTTCTTGCCCCCCTTGCTCCAGGACTCGTGCAGAGGGTGGGAGTCACCGATTTTCGAATTCTTACAGTAGGTGAGAGTGTGCGCATGCCCGAGGGGCCTGGAGCGATTGCCCTTGATGGGGAGCGAGAGATCCTTGTGCGTCCGGGAGAAAAATGGTGGGTTCGCCTGGAAGACCAGGGTCCAGTTCGGGCGAATATGGTTCGGATTCTTGAGCTCTCTCAAGAAAGGAGTGGATGGTGTGGCGAAAGAGGTTATTATGCCGAAGCTTGGTCTCACCATGGA from Candidatus Caldatribacterium sp. includes the following:
- the srlD gene encoding sorbitol-6-phosphate dehydrogenase; amino-acid sequence: MHPQPLQDKIAIVTGAASGIGKGIAVRFAQEGAHVACCDVNLEGAEKTAQEIQALGRESMAIKVDVTKSDEVAEMARRVYERWGRIDILVNSAGIIRAHFITDVPEEVWDAIINVNLKGTFLCIREVAKYMVQQKSGKIINISSKSGKRGGLWLAAYSASKFGVIGLTQSAAMDLAPYKINVNAICPGNVFATPMWDLLDKEYSKKLGVPPEQVRKIYVEKVPLGRECTIEDVANVAVFLASSYSDYMTGQAINVTGGQEVH
- a CDS encoding NAD(+)/NADH kinase, which codes for MATIGLVVNPVAGKDIRRLVAWGMVSGNREKVNILIRFLRGFLGVTEGSFRIVYMPDPYDLVEVALRETAFPGRLSFEEAPTPSFGDASDTLRFTEWAVEEAKVSVLVTLGGDGTNRIVAKKSGDVPLFALSCGTNNVFAETLEPTLAGMALGFFLEGRVAQGEVLRRCKVLRCFSETREDIALVDIVLVTKSILGTRAVWEPESVRFVAVTQSSPVNIGLSAVIGRILPISPEEKQGACAWIGEGGRPVLAPLAPGLVQRVGVTDFRILTVGESVRMPEGPGAIALDGEREILVRPGEKWWVRLEDQGPVRANMVRILELSQERSGWCGERGYYAEAWSHHGRRGHQ